From a region of the Geothrix sp. 21YS21S-2 genome:
- a CDS encoding PIG-L deacetylase family protein, whose amino-acid sequence MRPVIKLVLAPHADDEVLGLGGSIARWAREGHAVHVVVATRGYPPVWSPEEENACRAEALRAHARLGVASARFLDLPAAELDTLMHRELNHHLLEAVRSLSPEELYLPFPGDLHRDHQLVFHSALVAARPGSPGFPRRLYAYETLSETNWNAPQLTPGFIPNHFVDISGTLEDKLDAFALFRSQVRPPPHERSLGTLRALAVLRGATVGLAAAEAFVTIRTVA is encoded by the coding sequence ATGAGGCCCGTCATCAAGCTCGTGCTGGCCCCCCATGCGGACGACGAGGTCCTGGGGCTGGGGGGCTCCATCGCGCGGTGGGCCCGGGAGGGCCACGCCGTGCACGTGGTGGTGGCCACCCGGGGCTACCCCCCCGTTTGGTCCCCCGAGGAGGAGAACGCCTGCCGCGCGGAGGCCCTGCGGGCCCATGCCCGGCTGGGGGTGGCCTCGGCCCGGTTCCTCGACCTGCCGGCCGCGGAGCTGGACACGCTCATGCACCGGGAGCTGAACCACCACCTCCTGGAGGCGGTGCGGAGCCTTTCTCCCGAGGAGCTGTACCTGCCCTTCCCGGGCGACCTGCACCGGGACCACCAGCTGGTGTTCCATTCGGCGCTGGTGGCCGCGCGCCCCGGCAGCCCCGGCTTCCCGCGCAGGCTCTACGCCTACGAGACGCTTTCCGAAACCAACTGGAACGCGCCGCAGCTGACTCCGGGTTTCATCCCCAACCACTTCGTGGACATCAGCGGCACCCTGGAGGACAAGCTGGACGCCTTCGCCCTGTTCCGGTCCCAGGTCCGGCCGCCGCCCCACGAGCGCTCCCTCGGAACGCTTCGCGCCCTGGCCGTCCTGAGGGGCGCAACCGTGGGCCTGGCGGCGGCC
- a CDS encoding sugar transferase yields MSGLKRVFDVAGSLALLAVLGPVLAGAALAVARDGPGPVLFRQRRLGLRGRPFTILKFRTMAAGDPEAETRRDDPRITRAGAVLRAWRIDELPQLVNVLRGEMSLVGPRPLLERFLPYYSALDLRRLEVPPGMTGWQQVNGASRHGWRERVELDVWYVDHRSFLLDLWILLRTVGVVLRADTAYAPDGSQRSGIPDGAPRERP; encoded by the coding sequence GTGAGCGGGCTCAAGCGCGTTTTCGACGTGGCCGGGAGCCTCGCGCTGCTGGCGGTCCTGGGGCCCGTCCTGGCCGGGGCGGCCCTGGCCGTGGCACGGGACGGACCCGGGCCCGTCCTCTTCAGGCAGCGGCGCCTGGGCCTGCGGGGCCGCCCCTTCACCATCCTCAAGTTCCGGACCATGGCCGCCGGGGACCCGGAGGCTGAGACCCGCCGCGACGATCCTCGCATCACCCGGGCGGGGGCGGTGCTGCGGGCCTGGCGCATCGACGAGCTGCCCCAGCTGGTGAACGTGCTGCGGGGGGAGATGAGCCTCGTGGGGCCGCGGCCCCTCCTGGAGCGCTTCCTGCCCTACTACTCCGCCCTGGACCTCCGCCGCCTGGAGGTGCCTCCGGGGATGACCGGGTGGCAGCAGGTCAACGGCGCCTCCCGCCACGGCTGGCGGGAGCGGGTGGAGCTGGACGTCTGGTACGTGGACCACCGGAGCTTCCTGCTGGACCTGTGGATCCTGCTGCGCACCGTGGGCGTGGTGCTGCGCGCCGACACCGCCTACGCCCCGGACGGGTCCCAGCGCAGCGGAATCCCCGACGGGGCCCCCCGGGAGCGGCCATGA
- a CDS encoding HAD family hydrolase, protein MSGTLLAVGFDLDYTLWDHGDFAESFFGSIAWELGGRLGCSGRRVERVLSDTLARLTLGHPRVFDEALRRMGIEDPGLVAELVDRYHRHRPPLRPYPGALDALSRLRDRGYRTFLVTDGMSDTQRYKVEALGLRPWFDELVFTGDFPRILRKPSPFPFLLACRRLGVRPRQCAYVGDNPLCDFEGPMRLGMLTIGVPTGPFAGRPVPPGQSPERLVTDLRDLGGLL, encoded by the coding sequence ATGAGCGGCACCCTGCTGGCGGTGGGCTTCGACCTGGACTACACCCTCTGGGACCACGGCGACTTCGCGGAGTCCTTCTTCGGCTCCATCGCCTGGGAGCTGGGGGGGCGCCTGGGCTGCAGCGGGCGCCGCGTCGAGCGCGTGCTGTCGGACACCCTGGCCAGGCTCACCCTGGGCCACCCGCGGGTCTTCGACGAGGCCCTGCGGCGCATGGGCATCGAGGACCCGGGCCTGGTGGCGGAGCTGGTGGACCGCTACCACCGGCACCGGCCCCCGCTGAGGCCCTACCCCGGTGCGCTCGATGCGCTGAGCCGGCTCCGGGACCGGGGCTACCGGACCTTCCTGGTCACCGACGGCATGAGCGACACCCAGCGGTACAAGGTCGAGGCCCTGGGCCTGCGGCCCTGGTTCGACGAGCTGGTCTTCACGGGGGACTTTCCCCGGATCCTCCGGAAACCCAGCCCGTTCCCGTTCCTCCTGGCCTGCCGGAGGCTGGGCGTGAGGCCCCGGCAGTGCGCCTACGTGGGGGACAACCCCCTGTGCGACTTCGAGGGGCCCATGCGCCTGGGGATGCTCACCATCGGCGTGCCGACGGGACCCTTCGCGGGGCGGCCGGTGCCGCCGGGGCAGTCCCCCGAGCGGCTCGTGACCGATCTCCGGGACCTCGGGGGCCTCCTGTGA
- a CDS encoding ATP-grasp domain-containing protein yields MDPLNPRPLTLLRTAAGSPPTVTQYRAFHDLGCRIVAADCDGRSVGFPFADASHVVPRVGDPGYLDRMVEICRLEAVDLFLPALDEELALCSMHRARFASIGTRVLVSGPEALAVCTDKLRTFELFRELGIPTPRTLPAADYREGAFPSYPVVVKPRAGRGGAGVHLARTHAEAAFFASYVAGAVVQEHCPGEELTLDVLADLDSEVVILSPRRRLAVDSGISSKGATCWRDDLLPPVRRMVKALGLVGPVNVQCFVDGGARFTEINARIAGTAILTQAAGVPYFQGILDLCEGRAPEPWLKPAVPLVMYRYWEEFFLAPGGGA; encoded by the coding sequence ATGGATCCCCTGAACCCCCGCCCCCTGACCCTGCTGCGCACCGCCGCGGGCTCCCCGCCCACGGTGACCCAGTACCGCGCCTTCCACGACCTGGGCTGCCGCATCGTGGCCGCCGACTGCGACGGGCGGAGCGTGGGCTTCCCCTTCGCGGACGCTTCCCATGTCGTTCCGCGCGTGGGCGATCCCGGCTACCTCGACCGCATGGTGGAGATCTGCCGGCTCGAGGCGGTCGACCTCTTCCTGCCCGCGCTGGACGAGGAGCTGGCGCTGTGCTCCATGCACCGCGCGCGGTTCGCCTCCATCGGCACCCGGGTCCTGGTGTCCGGGCCCGAGGCGCTGGCGGTGTGCACCGACAAGCTGCGGACCTTCGAGCTGTTCAGGGAGCTGGGGATCCCCACGCCCCGCACCCTGCCCGCGGCCGATTACCGGGAGGGCGCCTTCCCGTCCTATCCCGTGGTGGTCAAGCCCCGGGCCGGCCGGGGAGGCGCCGGGGTGCACCTGGCGCGCACCCATGCGGAGGCGGCCTTTTTCGCGTCCTACGTGGCCGGGGCGGTGGTGCAGGAGCACTGCCCGGGCGAGGAGCTGACCCTGGACGTGCTGGCGGACCTGGACAGCGAGGTGGTGATCCTCTCCCCGCGGAGGCGCCTGGCCGTGGACTCGGGCATCTCCTCCAAGGGCGCGACCTGCTGGAGGGACGATCTCCTGCCGCCGGTGCGGCGCATGGTCAAGGCCCTGGGCCTGGTGGGGCCTGTGAACGTGCAGTGCTTCGTCGACGGCGGTGCGCGCTTCACCGAGATCAACGCCCGGATCGCCGGCACCGCCATCCTCACCCAGGCCGCGGGGGTGCCCTACTTCCAGGGGATCCTGGACCTCTGCGAGGGGCGGGCCCCGGAACCCTGGCTCAAGCCGGCCGTGCCGCTGGTCATGTACCGGTACTGGGAGGAGTTCTTCCTGGCGCCCGGGGGCGGGGCATGA
- a CDS encoding GNAT family N-acetyltransferase encodes MRREFIGPGDHAWTSFLESAPHDFYHLPGYVELCARRDGGEAAAFLAEEGGCAMLMPLVLRPVPGTGWRDACAPYGYPCPLFGGGPSPDTVGAFLGAFAETGAGEGLVSAFFRLHPLLPGPAGPFERFGALVDHGQTVFLDLGLPAEELERQTRVNHRADARKLLAGGFRVEVDGWDRLEGFVAIYEATMAYRGSGDAYRFDADYFRDLRRCLGDRLHLCMVLGPGGEPASGGLFTNVDGLMQFHLAGTASAYRRAGPAKLMLLHMRDQARDWGARRLHLGGGVGCAEDSLAFFKQGFSRLRARFSTYRMVLLPGVYRELAGDPDDDFFPAYRHP; translated from the coding sequence ATGCGTCGTGAGTTCATCGGTCCCGGCGATCATGCCTGGACCTCGTTCCTGGAGTCGGCGCCCCACGACTTCTACCACCTCCCCGGCTACGTTGAACTCTGCGCCCGGCGGGACGGCGGCGAAGCCGCGGCCTTCCTGGCCGAGGAGGGCGGCTGCGCCATGCTCATGCCGCTGGTGCTGCGCCCCGTGCCGGGCACGGGGTGGCGCGACGCGTGCGCACCGTACGGCTACCCCTGTCCGCTGTTTGGCGGCGGGCCCTCTCCGGACACGGTCGGGGCCTTCCTCGGGGCCTTCGCAGAAACCGGCGCCGGCGAGGGCCTGGTGAGCGCCTTCTTCCGGTTGCATCCGCTGTTGCCGGGCCCGGCAGGTCCCTTCGAGCGGTTCGGCGCCCTCGTGGACCACGGCCAGACCGTCTTCCTGGACCTGGGACTCCCCGCCGAGGAGCTGGAGCGCCAGACCCGCGTGAACCACCGCGCCGATGCCCGCAAGCTCCTAGCCGGGGGGTTCCGGGTCGAGGTGGACGGCTGGGACCGGCTGGAGGGCTTCGTGGCCATCTACGAGGCGACCATGGCCTACCGGGGCTCGGGCGACGCCTACCGCTTCGACGCCGACTACTTCCGCGACCTGCGCAGGTGCCTGGGGGACCGCCTCCACCTGTGCATGGTGCTAGGCCCGGGGGGGGAGCCCGCGTCGGGAGGGCTGTTCACCAACGTGGACGGCCTGATGCAGTTCCACCTGGCCGGCACCGCCTCGGCCTACCGCAGGGCCGGCCCGGCCAAGCTCATGCTCCTGCACATGCGGGACCAGGCCCGGGACTGGGGCGCCCGGCGGCTCCACCTCGGCGGCGGGGTGGGCTGCGCCGAGGACTCCCTGGCCTTCTTCAAGCAGGGCTTCTCGCGCCTCCGGGCCCGCTTCTCCACCTACCGCATGGTCCTCCTCCCCGGGGTCTACCGGGAGCTCGCCGGGGACCCCGACGACGACTTCTTTCCAGCCTACCGCCACCCCTGA
- a CDS encoding glycosyltransferase family 4 protein: MNILIVNPYALAPDQPGGTRHFSLARALMGLGHSVVIAASGFDHLTRTASVPAGEPARRETREGVTFIRLRTPPYRDNRAGRLWNMLAFARSVGTVLPRFLGTWPDVVVGSSPHPFGARAALRLARGLGVPFVLEIRDVWPQSLTAVMGVSPLHPIIWVLERIERELYRGADHIVTLLPKVARRVAERGGDPGTITWVPNGIDLAMVPPLAEPRDGDPFTVMYAGAHGVTNALDVLVDAAAILQGRARLLPRRLALVLVGTGPEKPRLEARARSLGLANLAFRPPVPKREIYATLGQADAFWVSSADSELWEHGISFNKLYDYMAMGRPTLIGVRCSTNPILLSGGGLTVLPGSAPAMAEGVERLLAEGHARRLAMGAKARSFVEAHFDVRRLAEAFESALLEALGAGCGGTHAS, from the coding sequence ATGAACATCCTCATCGTCAATCCGTACGCGCTCGCCCCGGACCAGCCCGGGGGCACCCGCCACTTCTCCCTGGCCCGGGCCCTCATGGGCCTGGGGCACTCCGTGGTGATCGCCGCCTCCGGTTTCGACCACCTCACCCGCACCGCGTCCGTGCCCGCCGGGGAACCGGCTCGGCGCGAGACGCGGGAAGGCGTGACCTTCATCCGCCTGCGCACCCCCCCCTACCGGGACAACCGGGCCGGGCGGCTCTGGAACATGCTGGCCTTCGCGCGAAGCGTGGGGACGGTCCTCCCGCGCTTCCTGGGCACCTGGCCGGACGTGGTGGTGGGCAGCAGCCCCCACCCCTTCGGCGCCCGGGCCGCGCTGCGCCTGGCCCGGGGGCTGGGGGTGCCCTTCGTCCTGGAGATCCGGGACGTGTGGCCCCAGTCCCTCACCGCGGTGATGGGCGTGTCCCCCCTGCACCCCATCATCTGGGTCCTGGAGCGCATCGAGCGGGAGCTGTACCGGGGGGCGGACCACATCGTCACCCTCCTCCCCAAGGTGGCGCGGCGCGTGGCCGAGCGGGGCGGGGATCCCGGAACCATCACCTGGGTGCCCAACGGCATCGACCTGGCCATGGTTCCGCCCCTGGCCGAGCCCCGGGACGGGGACCCCTTCACGGTGATGTACGCGGGGGCCCACGGGGTCACCAACGCCCTGGACGTGCTGGTGGACGCCGCCGCCATCCTCCAGGGGCGCGCGCGGCTCCTGCCCCGGCGCCTGGCCCTGGTGCTGGTGGGCACCGGCCCCGAGAAGCCCCGCCTGGAGGCTCGGGCCCGGAGCCTGGGCCTGGCCAACCTCGCCTTCCGGCCCCCGGTGCCCAAGCGGGAGATCTACGCAACCCTGGGGCAGGCCGACGCGTTCTGGGTCAGTTCGGCGGACTCCGAGCTCTGGGAGCACGGCATCAGCTTCAACAAGCTCTACGACTACATGGCCATGGGGCGCCCCACCCTCATCGGCGTGCGCTGCTCCACCAACCCGATCCTCCTCTCCGGAGGCGGCCTCACGGTGCTCCCCGGCAGTGCCCCGGCCATGGCCGAAGGGGTGGAGCGGCTCCTGGCGGAGGGTCACGCGCGCCGCCTGGCGATGGGTGCGAAGGCGAGGAGCTTCGTGGAGGCCCACTTCGACGTGCGCAGGCTGGCGGAGGCCTTCGAGTCGGCCCTTCTGGAGGCCCTGGGGGCGGGTTGCGGAGGCACCCATGCGTCGTGA
- a CDS encoding glycosyltransferase, with the protein MSRMAVVTTAHPWGDPRVFGRELAACLEWGLEVHLFAVPPAREGWRPEPGFRLHPLPLRASRLGRICSALGVWRAVVREGPFEVVHFHDPELLPAMALLGLLAPRTFLLYDIHEDLPLQFRSKAYLPAWAREPMAHLGAWAMGLAGRVFDGFAPATEAIARQWPRASTRVVHNYPRAVFCVAPRAPDPMRVLYMGGLSRGRGIPLALEAMRLARVRLPGLRLELAGWILEPEVGRLVAGAVREGWCRHLPTLEAGALAEHAAGAGIGLVTLLPLPNYLESLPTKLFEYMALGVPVLASDFPLWRRLVEESGAGRVVRPEPGPLARALVEMARDPEALQAFARRGRAAYLERYRWEAEAPNLRWHLERAGALERIPSEETS; encoded by the coding sequence ATGAGCCGCATGGCCGTGGTGACCACCGCCCATCCCTGGGGGGATCCCCGGGTCTTCGGACGCGAGCTGGCCGCGTGCCTGGAGTGGGGCCTGGAGGTGCACCTCTTCGCGGTGCCGCCGGCCCGGGAGGGCTGGCGCCCGGAGCCGGGGTTCCGGCTCCATCCCCTGCCGTTGCGCGCCAGCCGCCTGGGGCGGATCTGTTCGGCCCTGGGCGTCTGGCGCGCCGTGGTCCGGGAGGGCCCGTTCGAGGTGGTGCACTTCCACGACCCCGAGCTGCTGCCGGCCATGGCGCTCCTGGGTCTCCTGGCGCCGCGGACCTTCCTCCTCTACGACATCCACGAGGACCTGCCGCTGCAGTTCCGGTCCAAGGCGTACCTGCCCGCCTGGGCGCGGGAGCCCATGGCGCACCTGGGGGCCTGGGCCATGGGCCTGGCGGGGAGGGTCTTCGACGGCTTCGCCCCGGCCACCGAGGCCATCGCCCGCCAGTGGCCCCGGGCGTCCACCCGGGTGGTGCACAACTACCCCCGGGCGGTCTTCTGCGTCGCGCCCCGGGCGCCGGATCCGATGCGGGTGCTCTACATGGGCGGGCTCTCCCGGGGCAGGGGCATCCCCCTGGCCCTGGAGGCCATGCGCCTGGCCCGCGTGCGTCTTCCGGGCCTGCGCCTGGAACTGGCGGGCTGGATCCTGGAACCGGAGGTGGGACGCCTCGTGGCCGGGGCGGTCCGGGAAGGCTGGTGCCGCCACCTGCCCACCCTGGAGGCCGGGGCCCTGGCCGAGCACGCCGCGGGGGCCGGCATCGGCCTGGTGACCCTGCTCCCCCTGCCCAACTACCTGGAGTCCCTCCCCACCAAGCTCTTCGAGTACATGGCCCTGGGCGTCCCGGTGCTGGCCTCGGACTTCCCGCTGTGGCGCCGGCTGGTGGAGGAAAGCGGCGCCGGGCGCGTGGTGCGGCCGGAGCCCGGCCCCCTGGCCCGGGCGCTGGTGGAGATGGCCCGGGATCCCGAAGCCCTCCAGGCCTTCGCCCGGCGGGGGCGGGCCGCCTACCTGGAGCGGTACCGGTGGGAGGCCGAAGCCCCCAACCTCCGGTGGCACCTGGAGCGGGCCGGCGCCCTGGAACGGATCCCCTCGGAGGAAACCTCATGA
- a CDS encoding O-antigen ligase, with amino-acid sequence MRAWAASKRVPARFLVLGAFLFAGVLKAGPTLSRLPVDLTLLAGGGLAWVLLRAWIGGARAASCRGLGLTGLWYATFLPGAALAAPTSYAFQKVATLFSFSLLASLAPFVLLREREDLRPFLDAVAFFCLVLTVDGLLGAGQGAQRLETAGGGTIALGRSAGFLFLFGALLLARPGPVSLPILGLTGAAAVAAVFSGSRGPMAGAVVALALTFALGRRGAGMAVRKLLLCGGALALAVGLSLALAPPGSLRRTASFLRGEFGSSEQYRALAARASWERLGSEPWGTGWGGFAALVDLDGGTVRQYPHNLLLEVTLESGWACGACTALVLGAALGAARARADRPEGRILFAGLVFWIINALVSGDVNDNRPLFAFVSAALCLGAP; translated from the coding sequence ATGAGGGCCTGGGCCGCGTCCAAGCGCGTCCCGGCGCGCTTCCTGGTGCTGGGGGCCTTCCTGTTCGCCGGGGTCCTGAAGGCCGGGCCCACGCTGTCGCGCCTGCCGGTGGACCTGACCCTCCTGGCCGGGGGCGGGCTCGCATGGGTCCTCCTCCGGGCCTGGATCGGGGGGGCCCGCGCCGCCTCCTGCCGGGGCCTCGGGCTCACCGGCCTCTGGTACGCCACCTTCCTGCCGGGGGCCGCGCTGGCCGCGCCCACGTCGTACGCCTTCCAGAAGGTGGCCACGCTCTTCAGCTTCAGCCTCCTGGCCTCCCTGGCCCCCTTCGTCCTCCTGCGGGAGCGGGAGGACCTGCGCCCCTTCCTGGACGCGGTGGCCTTCTTCTGCCTGGTGCTCACGGTGGACGGCCTCCTGGGCGCGGGCCAAGGCGCGCAGCGCCTGGAGACAGCCGGAGGCGGGACCATCGCCCTGGGGCGGTCGGCGGGGTTCCTCTTCCTCTTCGGCGCGCTCCTCCTCGCGCGGCCCGGGCCGGTGTCCCTGCCCATCCTGGGCCTCACCGGCGCCGCGGCCGTCGCGGCGGTCTTCTCCGGCTCCCGGGGGCCCATGGCGGGGGCCGTCGTGGCCCTGGCGCTGACCTTCGCGCTGGGTAGGCGCGGGGCGGGGATGGCGGTACGCAAGCTCCTGCTGTGCGGGGGGGCCCTGGCCCTGGCGGTGGGCCTCTCCCTGGCCCTGGCGCCCCCGGGCTCCCTCCGCCGCACCGCCAGCTTCCTGCGGGGCGAGTTCGGGTCCTCCGAGCAGTACCGCGCCCTGGCGGCCCGGGCCTCCTGGGAGCGCCTGGGGTCGGAACCCTGGGGCACAGGCTGGGGCGGATTCGCCGCCCTGGTGGATCTGGACGGGGGCACCGTCCGCCAATACCCCCACAACCTCCTCCTGGAGGTCACCCTCGAGTCCGGGTGGGCCTGCGGCGCCTGCACCGCGCTGGTGCTGGGGGCGGCCCTGGGCGCCGCCCGGGCGCGCGCGGACCGGCCGGAGGGCCGGATCCTTTTCGCGGGGCTGGTCTTCTGGATCATCAACGCCCTGGTGAGCGGGGACGTGAACGACAACCGGCCCCTCTTCGCGTTCGTCTCCGCCGCCCTTTGCCTGGGGGCCCCATGA
- a CDS encoding lipopolysaccharide biosynthesis protein, which yields MPTSFTGFRLKVLQVAGGTAVAQGLLVAASPLLTRLYTPADFGVLVVYVSLVSLLVTVASLRFELALPLPVGEAEAAGLLLLCVGLVALTTIAGALAIHLFRDRILGWMEAPGLGPFLWLVPVSTLGAGLYQVFTCWAIRKERYDRIARTRITQGLTQLTVQVAAGLLGQGPAGLLAGDALGRTNGTRTLALLDWRRDWAQVRRAGPADLLGAARRYRHFPLYSSGTALLNTINLRMPGLLLAICYGPATAGCFALAQRVFALPSSIIGESVAQVFFGESAQLKGASLMPLFRGTVRRMFLLGLPLMALSSAAGWFLFPAIFGAAWKSAGVFLVAIAPMALAQFTGACVSSALVVLERQDLALLREVIRSLLFFGGIGAAWLLKWDAPRAVGLFGLTGTLSYALYGWITWYAIRRHDLTRALP from the coding sequence GTGCCGACCTCCTTCACGGGGTTCCGCCTGAAGGTCCTGCAGGTCGCGGGGGGCACCGCCGTGGCCCAGGGCCTCCTGGTGGCGGCCTCGCCCCTCCTGACGCGGCTCTACACGCCTGCCGACTTCGGCGTTCTGGTGGTCTACGTGTCCCTGGTCTCCCTGCTGGTGACCGTGGCCTCCCTGCGTTTCGAGCTGGCCCTGCCCCTGCCGGTGGGCGAGGCCGAGGCGGCGGGGCTGCTCCTGCTCTGCGTGGGCCTCGTGGCCCTCACCACGATCGCGGGCGCCCTGGCCATCCACCTGTTCCGGGACCGGATCCTGGGCTGGATGGAGGCGCCTGGCCTGGGGCCCTTCCTCTGGCTGGTGCCCGTGAGCACGCTGGGCGCCGGGCTCTACCAGGTGTTCACCTGCTGGGCCATCCGGAAGGAACGCTACGACCGCATCGCCAGAACCCGCATCACGCAGGGCCTGACCCAGCTGACGGTGCAGGTGGCCGCGGGGCTGCTGGGGCAGGGGCCCGCCGGGCTCCTGGCGGGGGACGCCCTGGGCCGCACCAACGGCACCCGGACCCTGGCCCTCCTGGACTGGCGCCGGGACTGGGCCCAGGTGCGCCGGGCGGGGCCCGCGGACCTGCTGGGCGCGGCGCGGCGCTACCGGCACTTCCCCCTCTATTCCAGCGGCACGGCCCTGCTGAACACCATCAACCTGCGCATGCCCGGGCTCCTCCTGGCCATCTGCTACGGGCCCGCGACCGCGGGCTGCTTCGCCCTGGCCCAGCGGGTCTTCGCGCTGCCCAGCTCCATCATCGGGGAGTCGGTGGCCCAGGTGTTCTTCGGGGAATCGGCGCAGCTGAAGGGGGCGAGCCTCATGCCGCTGTTCCGGGGCACCGTCAGGCGCATGTTCCTCCTGGGCCTGCCGCTCATGGCCCTGTCCTCGGCGGCGGGGTGGTTCCTCTTCCCGGCCATCTTCGGGGCGGCCTGGAAGAGCGCGGGGGTGTTTCTCGTGGCCATCGCACCCATGGCCCTGGCCCAGTTCACCGGGGCCTGCGTCTCCAGCGCCCTGGTGGTCCTGGAGCGCCAGGACCTCGCCCTCCTGCGGGAGGTGATCCGCTCCCTGCTCTTTTTCGGCGGCATCGGGGCGGCCTGGCTCCTGAAGTGGGACGCCCCGCGCGCGGTGGGCCTGTTCGGCCTGACGGGGACGCTTTCCTACGCCCTCTACGGGTGGATCACCTGGTACGCCATCCGGCGCCACGACCTGACCCGGGCGCTGCCATGA
- a CDS encoding DegT/DnrJ/EryC1/StrS aminotransferase family protein gives MSTQARIPSLDLSGPVEALWPELLGAVEKVLRSAHYILGPEVAAFEEEVARFLGTRHAVSCNSGTDALVLALRAVGVGPGDEVITTPFTFFATPEAVSNVGARPVFVDIDPDTFNLDPRLVDAAVTSRTRAIIPVHLFGRPCDMAGVLGAAARHGLRVVEDCAQAFGARYHGKPVGTLGHAGCFSFFPTKNLSGFGDGGLLATDDEGLAQTARMLRVHGSRRKYHNEAVGCNSRLDELQAALLRVKLPRVAAWNEARVRAARNYQGLLGGDGLLVPPEISDGHVFNQYTVRMRSRSLDRDRVRARLGDEGIDTMVYYPVPCHRLKVYGQSHAEVICPEAELAASEVLSLPLWPGMDAEVQAQVASTLHRILREG, from the coding sequence ATGAGCACGCAGGCCCGCATTCCCAGCCTGGACCTCTCCGGACCGGTGGAGGCCCTCTGGCCGGAACTCTTGGGGGCGGTGGAGAAGGTTCTCCGCTCCGCCCACTACATCCTGGGCCCCGAGGTGGCCGCCTTCGAGGAGGAAGTGGCCCGGTTCCTGGGCACGCGGCACGCGGTGTCCTGCAACTCCGGCACGGACGCCCTGGTGCTGGCCCTGCGCGCCGTGGGCGTCGGCCCCGGGGACGAGGTGATCACCACCCCCTTCACCTTCTTCGCCACCCCCGAGGCGGTCAGCAACGTCGGGGCGCGGCCGGTCTTCGTGGACATCGACCCCGACACCTTCAACCTGGATCCCCGCCTCGTGGACGCCGCGGTCACCTCCCGCACCCGGGCCATCATCCCCGTGCACCTCTTCGGGCGGCCCTGCGACATGGCCGGCGTGCTGGGCGCCGCGGCCCGCCACGGGCTCAGGGTGGTGGAGGACTGTGCCCAGGCCTTCGGGGCCCGCTACCACGGCAAGCCCGTGGGCACCCTCGGGCATGCGGGGTGCTTCAGCTTCTTCCCGACCAAGAACCTGTCGGGGTTCGGTGACGGCGGCCTCCTGGCCACCGACGACGAGGGCCTGGCCCAGACGGCCCGGATGCTGAGGGTGCACGGGAGCCGGCGGAAGTACCACAACGAGGCCGTGGGCTGCAACTCCCGCCTGGACGAGCTGCAGGCCGCGCTGCTGCGGGTGAAGCTGCCCCGGGTGGCGGCTTGGAACGAGGCGCGGGTGCGGGCGGCGCGGAACTACCAGGGCCTCCTGGGAGGGGATGGGCTCCTGGTGCCGCCGGAGATCAGCGACGGCCATGTGTTCAACCAGTACACGGTCCGCATGCGCAGCCGCTCCCTGGACCGGGACCGGGTGCGCGCAAGGCTGGGAGATGAGGGCATCGACACGATGGTGTACTATCCCGTGCCCTGCCACCGCCTGAAGGTCTACGGGCAGAGCCACGCCGAGGTCATCTGCCCCGAGGCCGAGCTGGCCGCCTCCGAAGTGCTGAGCCTGCCCCTGTGGCCGGGCATGGATGCGGAGGTCCAGGCCCAGGTTGCCTCGACCCTCCACCGCATCCTGCGGGAAGGGTGA
- a CDS encoding acyltransferase translates to MNSLTETPPCLVHPLAVVDEGAALGDGTRVWHFSHVYGGAVIGAHCVLGQNVMVASGVTIGDHCKIQNNVSLYGGVVLEDYVFCGPSMVFTNVRTPRCLYPRNTPEDYAPTRVKRGASIGANATIVCGVTLHECAFVAAGSVVTRDVPPFAMVAGVPARVVGHMCERGERLRFDAEGFARTSYGQAYRRMADGIVRKEAP, encoded by the coding sequence ATGAACAGCCTTACCGAAACCCCGCCCTGCCTGGTGCATCCCCTGGCCGTGGTCGACGAGGGCGCCGCCCTGGGCGACGGCACCCGCGTCTGGCACTTCAGCCACGTGTACGGAGGCGCCGTCATCGGCGCCCACTGCGTCCTGGGCCAGAACGTCATGGTGGCCTCGGGCGTGACCATCGGCGACCACTGCAAGATCCAGAACAACGTCTCCCTGTACGGGGGCGTCGTGCTGGAGGACTATGTCTTCTGCGGGCCCAGCATGGTCTTCACCAACGTGCGCACCCCGCGGTGCCTGTACCCCCGCAACACCCCGGAGGACTACGCGCCCACCCGCGTCAAGCGCGGGGCCAGCATCGGGGCCAACGCCACCATCGTCTGCGGCGTGACCCTCCACGAGTGCGCCTTCGTGGCCGCCGGGTCCGTGGTCACCCGCGACGTGCCGCCCTTTGCCATGGTGGCCGGGGTCCCGGCCCGCGTGGTGGGCCACATGTGCGAACGGGGGGAGCGCCTGCGCTTCGACGCCGAGGGATTCGCGCGCACCAGCTACGGGCAGGCCTACCGCCGCATGGCCGACGGCATCGTCCGCAAGGAGGCGCCATGA